Sequence from the Strix uralensis isolate ZFMK-TIS-50842 chromosome 1, bStrUra1, whole genome shotgun sequence genome:
TAGCTCagagtatgtatgtatgtatgcatgcagaccttttaaaaatcatatacTAATTATATTCTGGcaattctttttcttgctttgaaaagTATGAATTAATATAATCAGtatacagaaatgttttgaaaagtcAACTAgcaatggttaaaaaaatatggAATAGTTTAAATTGTAaccattaaaatttaaatttttaagtcAGATGCCCAAATTTCACAATGCCtctcaggttttttgttttagaaTGTCATTAAGGTATAGAACACTCCACAAATCTCTTTGTGaatgaaatttttatttacaCACTGTATCCAGAAGCAGATACATAAACCCTtatacaattatttttcaaaaatgtgcAAGTAATTACTATAATTTTGTTTacaaaccaaaacacattaaaatcaaTGGACTTTGGATAATTCACTCTGTGGCGTGCTTAGTACAAATAGTGCACACCAgatctgaaacagagaaaagtgtAAACTACAGCAATCTGGATTGAAAGTATTAACTTCATGGCACTCCATCATCACTATAAAAATTCTTTAACCCAACAGGTATTCATACAAAAGTCTTTAAGAATTTTTCATGATCTGTGTAGAATTTAGAACACTTTCCAGATACAACAATGCCATATTTCCCATATTATGGACTACCATCTAGcccattttttatttataaagaatgCCTGTTATTGTTGTTCTTTGCAGTCATAAaaagattttaagaaattaaattggCAATCATTAATTTATCCATAGCTTAGCTCAGAATTTGAAAGTTCAATAACAGAGAAATACTTCTCATCAGAATCATAGCCGGTATTGCTGGTATGAGGTTTTAAATTTATAATTCTGTTATTCACATAGATGAAATGCATCAAAACAAAAACTGCACAGATTTCACTTAGCCCAGCAGTcaatattcacagaaataaattggCTTTAACAAAATGCAAAGTCAGCTCATCTGAGAACAAAGAGTTTAATTAATAATTGCATTTCTGATCCTTCtgacagaaaaacattttgataaaaAGATGGCATTCACTATGTCAACAGTAGGATAAGTGCTATATCCTTCAAATAGATCAAAGAATACAAATCACTTTCAGTTGTTTATAACACtggcttacaaaaaaaaaaaaaaaacacacacagagaaaattgtgcaaatttatttttctatttccaaATACAAGGTGTTGTTTTAGTCTCCTAATTGGCAAAACAATGTTATCAATAACTTCAGTAATTTCAGATGCTCAAAAAAGGAGTCTtatttaaaagcttcattttcaaaaacatttttccacaatTCAATTGCATAAAAAGGATACCTTTTGAACCCTTAAACTGTTGTGATGAATAAATAGCCATATTTCTACTCCATAAGGATCATAGTCAGTTAGATTTTATTCCTAGCGTATCTATTTCCAAGGGTCCCCAAAATATCCTCAatcattttgcttttacttgtCAAGGACACTTTGTTCCTCTAATTTTCATGAAGCAGAAGTCAAGACAATTTTTGTGGTTACTCTGAGTACTTCTAAATTGTCTCATAACTAAATGTTACTGTGTTTCTTTTATATTAATCTTTATTATAAGAAATTGTAAGTATCTTTAATGCTTTCAAAGTCATTTTTCTGGGTTCTTTCTCCTGGCTGGCCAGTTACTGCAGTATGAAAAAATACTGCGAGGTTCTGATTAATGAAACCTGTAAAAATGAGTATTTGTGTCTACTTACTACTGATTTAAAGTATTTTGAGCTTAGTAGAAATATCATCaccattttttatttagaaacaaagtGCTATATGGTTCTCACATCCCAGGCCTCAACCACTTTACAGTGTTCCTTTTGTGGAAACTtagggtgggggggagggaatgACAAAGTTAACTTGACCTGATTAAATTCACAGGTGAAGAACACAGCAAAGAAGGCAATTCAAAAACTGGACAGCTGTactaaagttttttttttttaaaaaaaatgtgtgagtAAACAAACTAAAATTTATAAAGGCATGGACAAGAAGTTTAGCAAGTGTGTTGTTGCATGTTTTTCAATTCAGCAATAAGACCAGGATACTATAGCTTCAAATATTTAAGTTTCAATGCAATGACTGCTAAATTAATGCATGTGGCGTAGCATAAACATATGTTTAATGCACTCAATAGTGGTATTAAAtggcaaagaaagtatttaatataCTATAATCTTTCAAAGATTCTGTAGAATGCATAGGCCCTCTAGCTTGTACGGGAAAAGAATTTTTGAAGTGAAGAAAATGCcagaggtttttttctaaaaatatgcaTCTGAaattgacaaaaattattttctttttcctccccacagACAGAATCAGAACACTGTACCATACAATAGGTTATTGTGCCTTTTTGAATAAAGTTAGTGATCATGATTCGAGGGGGAGCCAGAGGGGGGAAgtcagtagaggaaaaaaaagaaaacagaattcacACTTTCATACATGTATCTCAATGGCAGAGCCAACAAATAACACATATAGACTGCtctagactttttttcttttaagtttaaaaCTTTATCAGACTAAAGAAGAGATCCTTATTCTCCCTCCCTTAAAAGCAAAGGCAGCCTTTATctacctttgattttttttattttttagttaaacATTATggtcaaaaaataaattaaaaaaatataaattttgtctATCAGTTCAGGCAACCCAAGATGTAGTGCTACTGCACCACCTTGCAGCAATACTGTATCCATTACTAAAGACTCGTATCAGGGGACAAAAAGGCTAGattaaacaagaagaaaattatctAAACAAGAAAGCTGTATCAAAGACGAATAGCCTTTTCTAAGCTGATGTTTACTGACTAGCAACTCCTACCAGAGATGGGGAAGATGACATTGTAAAATACAAAATGGGGACAGAGGCAGGCAAAGCAAGCCTCCCTCTCAAGCTAGCTATGATCCCTTCAACAAAACTCATAAAAGTGATAGAATCATGGTGGGAAAAAAACgtgaaacaaaacagtaaaatggCATGGATTAACCTTGCACAACAAAAATATTACAGTGTAGAACCTGTACTCCCCACTGAAAGTCTTTTTTCCCTACAGAAGGTTAGAATAACTGTAAGCTTTTCAAATGCCAGAATCTTTGACAGATATTATAACCATTTACTTAATTGATTCAATATTTCATATGTCAAAACGTATTTTATGACAgtaaactgaaacattttctgcGGTCAGTATATATCCAAACCTCTTTTCCCCATACTTTGAAAGGCTATGAGAATAGAGTTTGAGAGATGCATTTTAAGCATCTTCCACCCAAAATGTTATCAGTCCTGTTCCTTCCTCCCCAAAGAATAtccaaaaaaaaggggaaaacaataCAAAGGACATTAGTGTATTACtgcatttctgaagtgaaagaaatgcagaaaatggaaaatgataAAATTTCAAATAGCTTGAATATATATTGTAGAAATCAACCTATTAGAAGTTTTACCCCATCCTTAAAATGGCTTATCAATTTATGTTCCCATAATAACAATTCCTAGAGTCTTCCTACAAATCCAGGAAattccccacccctgccctcCAAGAGGAGGTAGGagggaaaaggacagaaagaggGGACCTGGTAGGTGTTAATTTATTTAACTGATGGCATGATTTTAAAAGGTATTATTTGACAAGACCCCAATACTGCAACTTCCTTATAGGTACTACACACTGACTTTCacagactactttttttttttattaaaggcCATTTTTAGAAGGACAATATACTGAGACAAGAAGAAGGTTGAACCAACCTTCTCAAATATAAGAGTGTACAAACAATACAAGGCTTAGgagaaaggtggggttttttccaaagATATGCTGCATAACCATGTTCTTATCACACAGCTCTAAGTTCTGTATTATGGCATATCTCTATAGAAATTTATAATTAGGATACTAGGAAATAGTTTTTAACACAGACGTAAATTCTGTAATTTAGAATACCAGTATGTTTTTTATCcatgataatttttttcaaacaggctattttaaagggagaaaaaaaattccattcaACAAGTTTCATTTGACTTTTACTTATGGTTGAATACACATGAAATGTGCTTTCAATGCATAAAAATCACAGTGGATAGCAGCAAAGGACTTGGGGGAAATTAAGGAGAATTTGATCATTCACATTGTGATTAATCTGCACATTGATGAAAGATAGCTATTTCACACTTCTAAAAATAAACTTGAGAtcattctttccaaaaaaaaaaaaaaagccccccaaaatacacaaaaacccccaaacataaaTCCAAATGCATTACttttcttttacacacaaaaatgaaatatttttatggcaGCAAAAGATTTTGATAAGAATGAAAGTCTGTAAACTGTAATTCaatctctttttgttgttgtcgtTCCCAAAGTGCAAGATGCAAGATTCCCATAAGCTTTCAGTAGTGCTTTTCCTGTAAATAATCCTTCATTTTGTTTGGCAAAGGCAGTTTCTGAATCAGGTCTATTCTGGTGTACTGACGTATTACAAAACGACACAGGTATTGTAAAGAACGCACCTGCATAAACCGAGACACTGGATTTGTCAGTCTCACTGGGTAAGTTGCAGATCCAGGCAGTCGGGATCTCGAATAGCAAAAAGCTCCATTTTCAGAGTCCCTGATTGAATGTTCTATTAAGTCAACTATAGATGTATGTCCCTCCACATCTGGTTGTTCATAAAAGCTAAACCTACCATTTGAGTGTTCAATTCTAGTGTGAAGAGTTTTTCCATGGGAACGAAAACTCAAACTTAAAAGATAACGATCATCAGAACTATCTCGAACAAGAAACGAGCCATCAGGCACATTAGCTAattttccctctgcctcccaACGTGTAATGGGGCCCCAGTACCATCCTTGTTTTGCAagttttttcagttcttctgtgaGACTTGTCACAACCATAGGACCACTGTTCTGTACAGAATCATAAACTCTTCCAACTCCAGGGGCAGTGTTAGGATCAAAATTCAAATGGCAACGCATACTTTCAGCCACGTGGGCATCTGTGCCATTCAATCCATTGAAGTTCCTTTGGATTTGATTATTCTGCATTGGAGGTAGCAAAGGTGAGAGTGGAGGGACATCGCTGTGATTAACTCTTGGGCTTTGCAACATGACTCCTGTGGTACCAATCAACAAACCATTCACTGTCTGGTCCACAAAGATATCTGGTGCAACGACTACATCCTGATCCACTTGGCTCTCTTCTTCATGGAAAGCATTTCCTCCCACTTGAGAAGAAACAGTTGAAACTTCCATGGGTGAGGAACTATCCAGACAGTAACTACGTGATCCTTCCAAAGGATACATTCCCTCATCTAAAGGCACAGTATACTGAATGTAGTCCTGAGGCATTAATCCAATAACTACAGGCACATGTTCATCAATATGAAGATGCAAGTCCCCGTTCTGAGATTCCgtattttttaatgcattgtttTGTTCCTGGAACACGTTGTCTGACTGCAAGTCATGGAAGTCTTTTCGAACACCATTCAGTGCCGGGCTTGGATTAGAGGAATGGACCAAGGCCTTGACTTTCACTTCCATTTTGATGCAAGTCTCTTCTGAATTTGTAGATCGAAGGGGCCATGGAGTTGGACTGTAATGGTGATTACGGAGGGAAGTGGATCTCAGAGGTCTTTGAGCTCGCACATCTTTGAAGGTTATTGGAGCAGATGATGAAGAAAATGTGTCATCATCTGCAGAGCTTACAGATGGTGTGCTGCCTTTGcctttctgtttttgttttgctgaaagcCTCCTTTTTAATGTACCCATTAAGCTTTCACTTTTTGATCtatttttgcctcctttttcATCTTCAGTATTGACTTCACAGCTAGCCAAATCTTTACCATAGCAGCTGCCAAACAAGGAGTCATCTTTTCCAAATTCACTTAATGATGGCTGCTGAACCACTACAAAGTCGCTTTCATCTTTACTTTTATTTAAGTTAAAGGACTTGCGAATTGTTTTGAGACTAATTTTCTTCATTATGACAAGTTACCAAGTCTTGCTGATCAGCAGTGCTTGTGGTGATATAGCCCTAACACATGCAGAGCAGCTTCTGCTTTGTTTATGTGTTTTATCCAGCCTCATTTAACTTCAAGAGCCATTTCctggaaacaaatgaaaaacaattaacttcacaaaagaaatattttaaaaattatccatAAGGGTTTCCCCCTctccaaataaaacagaaattgcAGTAGTTAAGTGACGGGTatcaaataaaagtaaatatggAGAGCTGACTTGGAAACCAACCAGGCTCAAAAAAATGAATCTGCTACACGTGCCTTGGAGATTTCCacaacttttttctgctttcagcatgctattttttaaatatacacacatattacATCACACACATAGGCACATATATCTAATGCATGTACATAAAATTTTCAAGCACTGAAACACTCCCCTACTTCAGAAGGCTCCTAAAAAAATCTCCACCAAAATAACTATAGAAGATGAAACTATAGAAAATATTCTATCCAACAGGATTCCTACATGCAGGTTAAACTTTGATTAGTCCTGAACACATGGTCTTACAAGGTCATACTTTCTTTACACAGGAAAGTTGAGCAATATTGAAATAGCTACATAATTATAGGAAAACTAACTCTAGAGAAAGAGACATTAACAGCAAAGTAACATCTGTTCAGAGCAAGTCACAGAAGTCCCCTCCTGAACTTGTGTGAAACACAAGTTGATTTCCAACCTCTGTTTTAGGCATAGAGGAGGTCATATCCCTTCCATAGTACTGTGAgagcttttcttcctccagtaCTTCTGCCAAGACTAAGTGGACGCATCTGCTCAACTCCCAGAAAACTGTTCCCCACCTGGCATCTTCCAGAGTCATGTGCCTACCTTCTCCATAAATTTAacttttcagcttgttttttttggtgggtttttttgttttgtttttgtttttaatgttagaCCTTCCAAAGCAAGAAGTTCTACAGAGAGGggaagaacaaaaaggaaaagagagggaagttGCTGCTGCCACAGAAGTAGGTACTACTATTAGCAGTAGCCATTATTCCACATATCTCCAAATACATGTGATGCTAGCAGCACAAACTGCAGCAGCAAGCCTGCCTCCAAGCTAAGCATGGCAAGCTGGAGGAGTCCAAGAATCTTTCAAAAAATCTTCGAAGCTTGGGGgactgaggagaaagaaaaacagccctTACATAGGCACTTCCCAATTTTCTCCCATGGTATCACATacaagaaactgagaaaaatagtGCAATGAACTGAAATAAGTTTTATCAACTAAACAATATGATTTTCTTTAATAAGCATTCAAAAATTGCATAAAAGCATGTAAGGAGAATGATTACTATAATCAAACAGCAGTCTATTGACTATTATTCTTGTCCAGCTCAACTTTTGTGGTCCTCAAATACACAAAGGTTAAAGGATCATATCCAAAGCAAACTAAAAGACAATCTAAGGATTCTGAATGTCAAAGTACCTTGGAAAATTTTAAGTAAAGCTGTACTGCTGGGGTGTTGAATGCTGTTCTCATAATCAGCAGAAGCACCAAAGCTTGATTTACTTGGACTTGTACCCTAGTCCTGTCTTCAAATTCCCTACACTATCTGCACCACCCTACCTTGAAGACCCATTCTGTCTTTGCTATAACCTCTGACAGTTCCAAAGTCCATCTTTAGAGTATCTTCAGCTCttcccatttccttttcttaattacCACACTAAACAGCACTTTCCTTTCTCTCAATATGGAGAAACTAAAAGGTTTTTCTTCTATCTGTAAACTAATTTACTTGCCATCAGCAAAGAGCAAACATGCCCAAAAAACCTgtttcttaaacaaacaaaagactaAGAATCAACTCTTGATATAAACAAGTATTAAAACCTTAAAAACCAGGACCAGTATTTTATTAGAAGTTCACTGATTATTTTCCACTTTTAACATGACTCCTGTGGTACCAGGAGTCCTGACACCTTAAAAAATGTGTTCCACTTACATAATTTGAAGATGATACTGAGATATGCATATGTATTTTCAAAGGTTAACACTACTTTAATTTTCCTTATGACAGATACATGCAGAACCATAAAATTTCGtgttttaaaacactgatgtTTAATATGAGCTCCATATGTTTGAAATAATTGGGAAATATGGAagtactgaaaaacaaacatgagTAGAATATATTTAATGGGTTTTACATGCCTGAAATTTGGCATATCAGAATAACTGATGAAGTACAGTAATTAAGAAAAAGCTACAGATAAAGGGAGAGTTATGTGTCAATTAAAAGTAGACTTGAAATGCCTTGTTCACCTTCTATTCCTAAACCATTTAGATTTTGCCATCATACTAATTTACAGTACTCTTTACATCATATGTAACTAAATGAACCTacaaaatgagtgaaaaatataatttcaggaTTCTATGCTGCTCCTAAACTGATGAAGTCAGACTGTTTGTTCACTTGATAAATTTCACTGTGTCTCTGTATGTAGCACCAGAAGCCTGGGAACCCCCACATTAGCCCCACTTGTGAAATCCACAATGTTCTCCAGCTGCTTGTGACTGACATCCACAAGCTGATACTGCTTCCACTTTACCAGATATGTTCCCCCACCCTTGTGGGAAGTACATCATGTTTGGAATTCCTAACCCTAAAAAAGCAAGTATGAAACAAAGTAAAATCTGCCTTCTAAgctaaggagaaaataaaaggacaTTATCACATAGCTGATTGGGGAGAGAAGATGTATGGAGCCCCAAACTGTCTGAttcaccatatttttttttattagtgtaTTTCAAAAGAATTAGTTGGCTAAAATTTGGCTGAA
This genomic interval carries:
- the SOCS6 gene encoding suppressor of cytokine signaling 6, producing MKKISLKTIRKSFNLNKSKDESDFVVVQQPSLSEFGKDDSLFGSCYGKDLASCEVNTEDEKGGKNRSKSESLMGTLKRRLSAKQKQKGKGSTPSVSSADDDTFSSSSAPITFKDVRAQRPLRSTSLRNHHYSPTPWPLRSTNSEETCIKMEVKVKALVHSSNPSPALNGVRKDFHDLQSDNVFQEQNNALKNTESQNGDLHLHIDEHVPVVIGLMPQDYIQYTVPLDEGMYPLEGSRSYCLDSSSPMEVSTVSSQVGGNAFHEEESQVDQDVVVAPDIFVDQTVNGLLIGTTGVMLQSPRVNHSDVPPLSPLLPPMQNNQIQRNFNGLNGTDAHVAESMRCHLNFDPNTAPGVGRVYDSVQNSGPMVVTSLTEELKKLAKQGWYWGPITRWEAEGKLANVPDGSFLVRDSSDDRYLLSLSFRSHGKTLHTRIEHSNGRFSFYEQPDVEGHTSIVDLIEHSIRDSENGAFCYSRSRLPGSATYPVRLTNPVSRFMQVRSLQYLCRFVIRQYTRIDLIQKLPLPNKMKDYLQEKHY